CCATCACGCGGTGGGGCACGCCCACGCTCCCGACAGATTCAGCCACCCAACGGGCCATCTTCACCTGGTTAGCGGCAGTTAGCCTCCCGTATCAGCCCGCACGCCGGCACGAACGTAACCACAATTACACCCATTACCGGTCATTGATCGACCTTGAGGCCCAAAGTTATACATTTATTCCCCGGACCACTCACCGTCTGCAACAAATCCACTTAACGCCCCAAATGGCGGCCAGTCGGCATTTTCCGCACGTCTACCCCGCCAATTAGTCGCCAATTTTACAAAACCTCTACCCACCTTTAACCCGATTGATATGCCGTTGAAACATTTCTGTAATGACTCCCTGATAGTATTAAACACATCGATTACGAAATGACCCACTAAAAAATGATTTAATAATATTAAGGAGTTTGTTTAATTTTATGAAGAAGACGTTCGCAAAAATTGTATTGTCCCTTGTCGCCACGGTGGCCTTTGCCTTCACCGGCGCCCAACTGAGCCAACCAACGCAAGCCCAAGCTGCCAAGACCATGTCCTACAGCAAGATTCAAAAGGTTGCTAAGGCCCAATTAGGTAAGCCTTACGGTTGGGGCTCCACTGGTCCTTCGCGCTTCGACTGCTCCGGGTTCACCAGCTACGTGTACAAGCACGCCGCTAAGAAAGTGATCCCCCGGACTGCCCAAGCCCAATACAACAAGTACAAGCACGTTTCTTACAAGAACATCAAGAAGGGTGACCTGGTCTTCTTCGGTGGGAGCAAGCGTTCTATCTCCCACGTCGGCTTATACGTCGGTAACGGTAAGATGATCGATTCCCAAAACCGTGGTGTGGTGACCGAAGCCGTTCACGCCCCTTGGTGGCACGCCGTTGGTTACGCCCGCGTAGGTAACGTGGTCGTCGACTAACCCCTTCTTCGAACTCATAAAATCATAAAACTAAACCTGACCCTTCCCACCATCGGCGTGCGGAAGGGTTTTTGTTTGTCTACTAGAGTGAGGCTTCAGCGTCTCCGGGCCAGTCAGCAACGGTGACGGACGAAGACGTTGTGATCCCCGGCCAGTCAATAAAAGCGGCGCCCCACATCGAGATGATGCCGGGCGCCGCTTTGGACTAACCTCAGACCTATTTTTCCACGGATGGGTGGGCCGTAAACCACTCGTCCATGTCTAAGATGCGTTGAATTTTCAGACTCGGTAAACCAGCGCGAGAAACCCCGTGGAAGCTTTGCGGGTACCGCACGAAGTCCGCGTCCACACCGGTCTGCTTGACCGCCGTGAAGTATTCCTCGGATTGGCTGATGGGGCAGCGCATGTCCCATTCACCGTGCAATAACCGAATTGGGGTCGTGACCTGTGGCGCGTAGGCTAACGGTGATTGTTGCCAATACGACGCCACGCCCCCCTTCGCGAAGAGGTCTTGCCCCAGTTCCCGTGGGTTGAAGTAAAAGCCGATATCGCTGGTCCCGTATAGACTGATCCAGTTGGTCACGGGCCGTTGAGCGACCGCGCCGGCAAAGCGGTGCGTGTGGCCGATGGTCCAGAGCGTCATGAAGCCCCCGTAGGACCCGCCGGCGATGTATTGCCGGTCGGCATCTAACTCGGGGAACTTGGCTAACGCCGCGTCTAATCCGCTCATCACGTCGGTATAGTCGCCCTCACCGTAGTGTTCGTTGACCGCGTTTTCGAAGTCCTGCCCGTAGCTGGTCGACCCCCGTGGGTTCACGAAGACCACGCCGTAACCTAAGTTGGCGTGCACTTGAAACTCGTAGAAGAAGGTCTCTCCGTAGTTGGCGTGCGGGCCCCCGTGGACGTACAACAGGACCGGCGTCTTGGGTGCCTTAGTCTGGGCGGGGAGATACCAGCCTTCTAAAGCTTGCCCGTCGGCTGCCTGGTAGTCGAAATGTTGCGGTTGGGCGTAATGGTGACTCTGCTCGTAAGCCGCGTTGGGATTGTACACGGCGCGGACCTGGTGATCACTAACCGTGACCGTTTGCAGTTCCGCCGGCCGGGTCTGCGCGGAGACCGCTAAGACCACGTGATCGCCATCGACCACGTCAAAGTCGACGATTTCGTGAGCGGCGTCGTTGATTAACTCGATGCCAGTCGCCGTGCCCACGTATAACTGACTATGGGCGTGGTAGGCCGCCGTGAAGACTACCCGCTGGTCATCCAACCAGCGGACCAGCTTACCACCGGGCTGTTGGGTCCAGTCGGCCGCAAATTCGGAGGTGCAGTCCGCCGCTAAATCGGGCGTCAAATCGGTCAATTCCCCGGTTTTCAGGTCGGCGAAATAGAGGTCGGCTACGGTTTGGGAATCGAACCGGCCGTCACTGCCGACTAAGGCAACGGTTTGGCCGTCGGGCGCGATGGTCGCGTCGGCAAACCGGCCCTGGGCCAGACTGGCCGTCAGATTCGTGATTTCCCCAGTCGCCACATTATAGCAATAGGCGCCGTGCGCGAAGTCGCGGTCGTTGGCCGGTTGGTCGTCCTGTAAGAACGTGACCAACTGGCCGTCGGTGCTGACCGAGGTCAACGCGAAGTCGTACGGCCGCTGGAAAACCTCCTCTACGGTGTCACTAGCCGGTAAGTAGCGGCGTAAGCGGTAGGTCACGTGCAGCGGTAACCACCCGTACCCGTCCGCCTTATTGATCAGGCGTTCGACGTGCCGGGGCTTAGGAAACGCTTCGGGACTGGGTAACTTGGGCCGTTCCGTGGTCTCGGTGGTCTTAAAGTAGACGCTTTGGCCGTCCGCCGCCGCAATCACGGTGTTCACGGCTTCGCCCGGCGTCGCCATCACGACCGGTTCACCGCCCGCGACGGGTACCCGATAGAGTTGCGCGGGTGCTGAACCCACCTTAGCCGCGTAGAAGACGGTCGTGGCGGTCACGGCCGGTTGCACGTTAAGTTCACCGGTGGTTGCCACCACGCGTTGGTGCCCGGCATCATCCACGCTGTTAATCTGCGCGCGATAACCATCGCTCGCTTGATCCATGTGATTTTCCACAAAATAATACCGCCCGTTCGCCGCTACCGGCTGCGAGAGCGCCTTTAATCGGAATAAATCTCGTGCACTAACCCCTGTTGCTGTCATCCGCATCGCTTCCCTTTTCTCATTGTTTTCTCACAAAGTGATTAGTCCTATCCTAGCCTTTCGCTTCTGGCCTGTCAATTCTAAAGTGATGGGGTCCCCATTAATGGAAAGAACCTGCTACACTAGACTTGTCCCTCCGGGTGGTGAACCGGTCGTCGGAAGCTTTTCCGGCCGCCGCTCACGCCCCACTATTTTTTAGAAGGAGTGCTTATTTTATGAAAATTGCAATTGCCGGTGCGGGTGCCATGGGCAGCCGCTTTGGGGTCATGCTGCAGCAAGCGGGTAACGACGTCACGTTGATCGACAACTGGGCCGACCATGTGCGGGCGATCCAGACTCAGGGCTTACGGGTAACTAAAGACGGCCACGACACCGTAGTGCCCATGACCGCCGCGCTGCCCCAAGACGTCCACCAGACCTTCGATCTGATCATTCTCTTCACGAAGGCCATGCAGATGGACCACATGCTGCAGGCGTTGAACGCTCAGCTCAGCAACCACCCGGCCGTCCTGGTCTTAGCCAACGGGATCGGCAATGTTGAAACCATCGAGCGTTACGTGCCTAAGGAAAACATCATTGCCGGCACCACGGTTTGGTCCTCTAGTCTGACCGGACCGGGACACATCTCGGTCACCGGGACCGGGAGCATCTCCCTGCAGGCCATCGTGCCCGACCAGTTCCCCGACCTCGACCAAATCATCGCGACGCTGAACACTGCCGGTCTCAAAGCCAGCCCCGCGCCCGACGTTCTGGCCGCCATCTGGAAGAAGGCAGGCTTAAACAGCGTGCTGAATACCTACTGCACCCTCTTCGACTGCAACATCGCCGAATTTGGGGCGTTACCCAACTGGCGGACCCTAACCGCTAGCGTCCTCGACGAATTCCAGGCTGTCGCCACCGCGGCTAACGTGGCCTTCGACGCCCAGGTCGATACCGACCTCATCGCCGCCCAGTTCGCACCAGATAAGAACGGGGACCATTACCCCTCGATGCACCAGGATATGGCCCACCGGCGGCCCACAGAAATTGATTTTCTGAACGGTTACGTGGCCAAGCTGGGCGCCCAACTCCACGTTCCCGCTCCCACGAACGCATTGTTGACCCAACTGATTCATAGTCAAGAGGCCCTGCACGGGATTGCTTAACGACCTCTCCGAAAAATCAGCGCACCACGGAGCGTGGTTTTGATACCATATATAGTTTTTTGGTCATTTTTAATCTATATGTAGTTGTAATTTGTGATTTTTCATCGTACCATAGACTTATACTTATTTTTAACCGGCGTCTGCAACCCCATTCCTGATCGTCGGCTAAACCTTAGGAGGGTCGCAACCATGGACGTTATTCATCGATCACAAACCAACATGTATCCCCAGAGCCTCACCGTGGAACGGCCTACCGGGGCCCACGTAGCGTTCGATTCGGCCCGGATTCACCACGACCTCGCCGCGCTTACCAACGACCCGACCGTGGTGCACCGTGCAGAGAGTCTGATTGTTGCGCAGTTGGCGGGCTTTGATGTTGTCGCTACGGGGACCATCGAAACCACCATCGTCAAGACGCTAACCCAATTAGGCTACCCCCAAATGGCCTTACAATACCAACGTTAACCTAACAGAACGTGGTCGTCCGCTAATTCTAGCGAACGACCACGTTTAATTTTGGATACAAAAAAAACCGGTACCGGGGCTTGTTCAGCCGCACGTTACCGGAAACTAATTTGACGTTTTGCCTAAGCACTAAAAATCGATCAGCACTCCCCCGAGAACTGACCGACTTCGATTAAGAACTCAATTGAGATTCCAAATGGTGTAATTCAGCCGTCCGTACCTCACGAGGTAAGAACCGGCGAATCTCTTCTTCGTTGTACCCAACTTCCAAGCGCTTATCATCAAAGATGATGGGCCGCTTGATGAGGTCTGGATACTTCACCACCAGATCAACTAATTGACTAACGGACAAGCTATCGAGGTCGACGTGGAGTTGCTTAAAGATGTTTGACCGCGTCGAGATAATGTCTTCACTGCCATTCTCGGTCAGGCGCAAAATCTGCTTAACCTCGGCAGCGTTCAATGGCTTGGACTTGATATTCCGTTCTTGAAACGCAATATCGTGTTCCTTCAACCATGCGCGTGCCTTCCGACTGGATGCACTACTTGGTGCAATATACAAATTAATCATATCTCAGCACTTCCTTATCGTTGGATTGAGTAACGATAGAAAACAACAACTGACTCACTTGGGTTCTCCCCCAACAATTCATTGAACTATCTAGTAGAACCAATTTATATGTTACCACAATTGAATGAATAATCAACCCCTTATAGAAATTTTCTAAATAAAAAGTCATATTACTTTCAGAGTTAGTTGGTTCAATCAACAATTGCTTTGTTCACAACCGATTTCGTGATTTATCCGGATAACTCGCGTTAAATTCGCTTTTATCGTCATCACAAAGTTATTTTTAGGGCCCCACTCAACCTTACCATTTTTTAACTAGATGCATGTAAGTGCCTGCAAAATATTCAAAAACGCTTTTTTGAATATTTATCGACACTTAATGAATATTTAATCACAGCGAATCGCGACTAAAAGCGGTTTCTCACCACACACTCCTAAAAATGTGGCTAAAAATTCGTCCGCACACCTGAGCTCGCCCGGTGCTGTGAGTATCGCGAAAACCGCAAAGGGGGTAAAATAAGAACCAACCTTAACCGACTGGACCGTTTCTTAGGGGACCTTCTATTGTAGTCGTTTTACGCGATTCAGCAACCCTAATTTAGCAGCCCCACCACGTCGGTTCATTCCTAGCCTGGAGGCGTTTATTTTGGAAATCTTCTATGCTGTCGTGCTCCTCATTGTGGCCACGATTGCGGCGAACTTAGTCTACCCCTACTTTCCCGTAATTCCGCAAGCTTTCTATCAGATTTTTGCCGGGGCATTACTCTCTTTGGTGCCCTTTTTTCACCATTTCGTGCTTGAACCCGAAATGTTCATGCTCATCATCATTGCACCATTGATGTTCTATGACGGCCAAAACGCCGACACCCATGCCCTCCGTAAGCACATTCCCTCGGTCCTCTCCATGGCCGTGATTCTGGCCGTCCTGACCGTGATCTTAATGGGCTACGTCAGTCACGCCATGGTTGCCGGTATTCCGTTGGCCCTGGCCTTCGCACTGGCCGCCATCGTGACACCGACCGATGCCGTGGCAGTCTCGTCAATCACCACCAACATGGCGGTGCCCGAAAAAGTGATGGGGATGCTCGAACGCGAATCCCTCTTCAACGACGCCTCCGGTTTGGTCGCCTTCAACTTAGCCCTGACCGCCTTTATCACCGGTGAGTTTTCCGTTCGCGACGGGGTGGAACACTTCTTCATTGTCTTTTTAGGGGGCCTCCTGATTGGGGCGATCTTGGGAATTGTCTTCATCTGGGGACGGATCTACCTGGTGCAGTCGGGGATGGATTCCACCAGCGTGATCGTACCTTACGACATCCTGACCCCGTTTATCATTTACCTGGCCGTCGAACACTTCGAGCTTTCCGGTATCCTGGCCGTCGTGGCCGCCGGGTTACTCCGGAGCGCCGCTAGCAAGCAAATCCGTCTCTCGAGTACGCAACTACAGCTGGTTTCCCGGTCAACCTGGCGGATCTTGACCAGTATTCTCAACGGCTTCGTCTTTGTTCTCTTGGGCGTGTCACTCCCAACCGTGTGGCACAACATCCAAGCCGAGCACACCACGGCCCTACCTAGCTACATCTTATTAGCGGTAGTCCTGTACCTTGTGATGTTTGTGCTGCGCTACCTCTGGATTCGCTTCGATTGGGCGATGATTCACTCCGCTCCGAAAGACCAACGCCACCATGCCTTGGTCGGAGCGTTATCGGGCATTCACGGAACCATTACGTTGGCCATGGCCTTTTCCTTACCATTGACGTTCCACGGTCAGGCCTTTCCGTTTAGAAATACCATGATTTTCATCGCCGCCGTGGTCATCATTTTAAGCCTATTAGTCCCCGCCATCGTCTTGCCGCTGATTCTGCCTAGCAGAGAACAGCCGATTGATCCGGAGATGGCTAAACGCGAACGGCAAAACCTGATTACTTACGCCACTCAACAATTAATCCTGGAACATCCCGAACACAAGGCCGAGACCCAGGCCGTCGTGGCCATCCTTAATAGTCAATACGGGGATCACCGGCCTAACCGTAAGTTGGTGAAGGAACTCATGCGCCAGGCCAACCAGGTCGAGGTCGCCAGTGTTCAAAAACTGGCTGATCATAATCAAGTCGGCCCCGCCTACGCCAACCGCTACGTCCGGGGCTTGATCTGGCGCACCAGAACCAACGGTCAGCTCTCCTTTGCCGGCTTCGGACTGTGGCTGCGCTATGTCGGTCACCGGGTAACCCACCGTCTGCGCCACCGAAAGAACCGGAATCATCACGACCGGCGCCGCCAGCAACTACGGACGACCGACGGCCAGAACGCCGTGGTCAACGCCCAACGTGAACAGGTCCACGCGAACCTGCGAGCCGTTTTCAGCTTAATGGAAACTCAGGGGTATAACGACGTGATGGACTACCTGACCGCGAACACGACCGCCGACAATCAAGCCGAAATCAACGCCGTGCGGACCTATTACAACACCCGGCACCGCCGGTTTACACAAAATGACACCAGCGAACTGCAAAACGAGTTGTTCATTCAGGCGTTTCAGTACGAATACAACTACGTCCGCCAACAACGCCTGCGTCACGCGATTCCTAACGCGTTGGCCGACGACCTCTACCAACAGATTTCGACCGATCAGATGCTTTACATGCAAGAGATTACCGAAGCTTAATTGGTCAGCGTCACATTTTCTTCACAATTAGGGGGTATAGTGAAAACATAACTTACGAACTAAAGATGAATAAGTTACGAATTTTACTCCTCCAAAGTAATTGTACCCCGGACTGTGTCATGTTTTAGGTGCGTCCGCGTACACGTAATTTACGTTTCAAGCAAAAACGGTGACGCCCATCCTGGTTGGTGGGGTCGCCGTTTTTTGATGGGTCCCGGCCGTTCGGTATTTCGTTAACCCATCTATAATGAGAAAATTCTCATAATTTTGAGAAATTGGAACCAAAAATTTACAGTTCCCGTAAACTAGCTTATAATTTCTTTAACACGTTCCACACTTAGCGTTTGCTTGCCAGCAGCTGGCGGTTAAAAACGCCAGTTAGACGTAATCGGAGGGTGACTAATTATGAAGCTGACAATTCTATCAACCAGCGATACACACGGGTACGTTTTTCCCACGAACTACGTGAAGAAGGGCAGTAAGCAAGGTTTCGGCCTCGCCCGTGCTGCCACGGTGGTTGCACGCGAACAAGCCGCGGCAGATGGTCCGGTGGTGGCCATCGAAAACGGAGATTTCCTGGAAGGGTCACCCTTGGCCTACTATGTCGCCCGGGTGCAGCCCGACCGCGACCCCGCCCCACTCATGAACATCTACAACCAGATCAATTACGATTGCGGCATTCTGGGTAACCATGAATTTAACTACGGCCAAGAGTACCTGCAGACGGCCATTCGCGATGCCAAACGGCAGATCTTATGTGCCAACATCTTGGACCGTAACGGCGACCCCGAATACGGTAAACCCTACACCATCATCAAAAAGGCGGGGATCAAGATTGGCGTGCTGGGGCTCACCACCCAAGCCGTCTATAAATGGGAGAAAGCCACTAATATTAGTGGCCTGCAATTCGAATCGGCCTTCGTCGCCGCCAAGAAATACGTGCCAATTATCCGGGAACAGGCCGATATCGTGGTGGTCTGTTACCACGGCGGCTTCGAAAGAGATCTGGCCACCGGCGAACCGAACGACATCCACGTGGGCGAAAACGAAGCCTACCATATGCTAGCCGAGATTCCCGGCATCGACGCCATGGTCACCGGTCACCAACACCGGCAGATTGCCACGGCGCTCTTCGACATTCCCACGACCCAACCCGGCTTTCGGGGACAGGCCGTGGGCAAGATTACTCTCGACCTTAAGCGCGACGCTAACGGGCAGGTCACGGTGATCAACCACGACTCCGAATTGGTTTCGGCGGCCAACGCGCCATTAGACCCCAAGGTGATTGACGCTGCGGCCCCGCTCAATTCACGCGTAGGTCATTGGCTGGATCAGCCCTTAGGCCACATCAACGGCGACATGACCTTTCACGACCCGTTCAAGGCGCGGATTCACGAAACGCCCTACATCGAGTTCATCCAGCAGGTTCAGATGGCCACCATGGGCGCCGACATTTCGGCCACAGCCCTGTTCAGTGACGAGGCCCTCGGGTTTGAAAATCCGATTACCATGCGCAATATCATGACCAACTACGTCTATCCCAACGGGTTGTCGCTGTTAAACATCACGGGGGCCGACTTAAAGGCCGCCTTAGAGGTTTCCGCACGATACTTCACCATTGTAGACGATCAGATTACCGTCAATCCGGCGTTCGTGCACCCCAAACACCGGCAATATAACTATGACATGTACGAAGGCATCACCTATACGCTCAACATCGCCCAACCGATGGGCCACCGCGTCGAGGATCTGACCTACCACGGCCAGCCAGTCCGACCGGATCAACCGCTCCGGATCGTCTTGAACCAGTACCGCGCCGTGGGCGGGGGCCACTACAGCATGTACGAGGCCAGCAAGATCGTTGCGGAGAGTCAAAGTCCGATGAGTGAACTGATTGCCGACTACCTGCAAGAACACCCCGTCGTCGAGGCCACCACCAACGATAACTTCAAGGTGATTAACGACCCCCACGAGCTCACCGATTAAACTGAAAAAGCGTTCGCTGCAACACCTAACCTGGTCGTTAGGTTTCGCAGCGAACGCTTTTTAATTCTGGCTCTTAGGATTCAGCATTGCCGGCATACGTGTAGTAGGTCTGCTTGCCGAGTTTGTAGACGTGGTAATAATTCGCATAACTTTGATTCTTAGGCGTTTGTAACTTGGTCTTCTTCAGGTTGGTGACCGTCAAGCGGTACTGGTACTTTCCGTGAGTCGCCACCCGCTTGGTTGGGAGTCCCTTCACGGCCTTTTGGGTGTAATAGTACCGGTGAGTCCCTTTCTGGGTAAACTTGGTGATCTTCGCACTGGCCTGCGGGCGGTACTCCGTCCGTTGCCGGGAATGCTTGACCGTGCCAAAGGATTCTAAGTAGCCGTCGGTCGTGACGGTGACCCAGGGTCCGGTCCAGATACTGGTCTTCATCGTCGGTGTAAAGGCGGGCATCTCGCCCTTGGATTCTAACATGTACTTTGGCCGCGTGGTCGCCGTCAGATGCCGGCCCACGTTATTCAACGCCGTGTACTCCCCAATACCGCCCGCGTGGACCTTCTTCGGCCAGCCGTTTTTGACCTTCAACTGGTAGTTAACCGTTAGCAAATCAAAACTCGCCTCTAAGCGCGTCTTGGCGGGATCCGTTAATCCCGGATACGGCCCGGACACCTGCCCCTTGACCACGGTCCCCTTCGGAATCGTGACCCGCTGACTGGAGCCGTACAGCTGAATCCGAAAGGTCTGATTAGCCCGGTAATAGGTGTGGTCGGACCGTGAATCGGCCGCCGCACTGGCGGTCATTCCGGCCACCCCTGCCACCACGGCGCCCAACAATAAGAGCCCTGATTTTAACTCATTCATGTGCATGATAGTTCTCCTCCAAACATCCCTGATTGGCTTAAGTATAGCACGCTTGGCTAAAAAAATGGTGCACTTGCCAACCGGCAACCGCACCACCAGCGACCACCTACGAAGCGTTGGCCGCCTTTTTCTTTTTCTTCTTCTTTTTCTTTTCGTCGCCGACGTATTCGACCGCCGTGAGCTTACGAATCGTGGTGACCTTGATCTTCCCGGGATAAGTTAACTCGGCTTCGACACGCTTGGCAACTTCTTGTGTCAG
Above is a window of Levilactobacillus zymae DNA encoding:
- a CDS encoding sodium:proton antiporter, which gives rise to MEIFYAVVLLIVATIAANLVYPYFPVIPQAFYQIFAGALLSLVPFFHHFVLEPEMFMLIIIAPLMFYDGQNADTHALRKHIPSVLSMAVILAVLTVILMGYVSHAMVAGIPLALAFALAAIVTPTDAVAVSSITTNMAVPEKVMGMLERESLFNDASGLVAFNLALTAFITGEFSVRDGVEHFFIVFLGGLLIGAILGIVFIWGRIYLVQSGMDSTSVIVPYDILTPFIIYLAVEHFELSGILAVVAAGLLRSAASKQIRLSSTQLQLVSRSTWRILTSILNGFVFVLLGVSLPTVWHNIQAEHTTALPSYILLAVVLYLVMFVLRYLWIRFDWAMIHSAPKDQRHHALVGALSGIHGTITLAMAFSLPLTFHGQAFPFRNTMIFIAAVVIILSLLVPAIVLPLILPSREQPIDPEMAKRERQNLITYATQQLILEHPEHKAETQAVVAILNSQYGDHRPNRKLVKELMRQANQVEVASVQKLADHNQVGPAYANRYVRGLIWRTRTNGQLSFAGFGLWLRYVGHRVTHRLRHRKNRNHHDRRRQQLRTTDGQNAVVNAQREQVHANLRAVFSLMETQGYNDVMDYLTANTTADNQAEINAVRTYYNTRHRRFTQNDTSELQNELFIQAFQYEYNYVRQQRLRHAIPNALADDLYQQISTDQMLYMQEITEA
- the spx gene encoding transcriptional regulator Spx, which translates into the protein MINLYIAPSSASSRKARAWLKEHDIAFQERNIKSKPLNAAEVKQILRLTENGSEDIISTRSNIFKQLHVDLDSLSVSQLVDLVVKYPDLIKRPIIFDDKRLEVGYNEEEIRRFLPREVRTAELHHLESQLSS
- a CDS encoding bifunctional metallophosphatase/5'-nucleotidase, which produces MKLTILSTSDTHGYVFPTNYVKKGSKQGFGLARAATVVAREQAAADGPVVAIENGDFLEGSPLAYYVARVQPDRDPAPLMNIYNQINYDCGILGNHEFNYGQEYLQTAIRDAKRQILCANILDRNGDPEYGKPYTIIKKAGIKIGVLGLTTQAVYKWEKATNISGLQFESAFVAAKKYVPIIREQADIVVVCYHGGFERDLATGEPNDIHVGENEAYHMLAEIPGIDAMVTGHQHRQIATALFDIPTTQPGFRGQAVGKITLDLKRDANGQVTVINHDSELVSAANAPLDPKVIDAAAPLNSRVGHWLDQPLGHINGDMTFHDPFKARIHETPYIEFIQQVQMATMGADISATALFSDEALGFENPITMRNIMTNYVYPNGLSLLNITGADLKAALEVSARYFTIVDDQITVNPAFVHPKHRQYNYDMYEGITYTLNIAQPMGHRVEDLTYHGQPVRPDQPLRIVLNQYRAVGGGHYSMYEASKIVAESQSPMSELIADYLQEHPVVEATTNDNFKVINDPHELTD
- a CDS encoding NlpC/P60 family protein, yielding MKKTFAKIVLSLVATVAFAFTGAQLSQPTQAQAAKTMSYSKIQKVAKAQLGKPYGWGSTGPSRFDCSGFTSYVYKHAAKKVIPRTAQAQYNKYKHVSYKNIKKGDLVFFGGSKRSISHVGLYVGNGKMIDSQNRGVVTEAVHAPWWHAVGYARVGNVVVD
- a CDS encoding oxidoreductase, which gives rise to MKIAIAGAGAMGSRFGVMLQQAGNDVTLIDNWADHVRAIQTQGLRVTKDGHDTVVPMTAALPQDVHQTFDLIILFTKAMQMDHMLQALNAQLSNHPAVLVLANGIGNVETIERYVPKENIIAGTTVWSSSLTGPGHISVTGTGSISLQAIVPDQFPDLDQIIATLNTAGLKASPAPDVLAAIWKKAGLNSVLNTYCTLFDCNIAEFGALPNWRTLTASVLDEFQAVATAANVAFDAQVDTDLIAAQFAPDKNGDHYPSMHQDMAHRRPTEIDFLNGYVAKLGAQLHVPAPTNALLTQLIHSQEALHGIA
- a CDS encoding S9 family peptidase, which translates into the protein MTATGVSARDLFRLKALSQPVAANGRYYFVENHMDQASDGYRAQINSVDDAGHQRVVATTGELNVQPAVTATTVFYAAKVGSAPAQLYRVPVAGGEPVVMATPGEAVNTVIAAADGQSVYFKTTETTERPKLPSPEAFPKPRHVERLINKADGYGWLPLHVTYRLRRYLPASDTVEEVFQRPYDFALTSVSTDGQLVTFLQDDQPANDRDFAHGAYCYNVATGEITNLTASLAQGRFADATIAPDGQTVALVGSDGRFDSQTVADLYFADLKTGELTDLTPDLAADCTSEFAADWTQQPGGKLVRWLDDQRVVFTAAYHAHSQLYVGTATGIELINDAAHEIVDFDVVDGDHVVLAVSAQTRPAELQTVTVSDHQVRAVYNPNAAYEQSHHYAQPQHFDYQAADGQALEGWYLPAQTKAPKTPVLLYVHGGPHANYGETFFYEFQVHANLGYGVVFVNPRGSTSYGQDFENAVNEHYGEGDYTDVMSGLDAALAKFPELDADRQYIAGGSYGGFMTLWTIGHTHRFAGAVAQRPVTNWISLYGTSDIGFYFNPRELGQDLFAKGGVASYWQQSPLAYAPQVTTPIRLLHGEWDMRCPISQSEEYFTAVKQTGVDADFVRYPQSFHGVSRAGLPSLKIQRILDMDEWFTAHPSVEK